In the genome of bacterium, one region contains:
- a CDS encoding SDR family oxidoreductase — protein MNVLITGVTGLLGRSLVETAPDKHNIYKIFPNELNKKFAKSKYNVCMDVRKSEQINSVFKLSYPDWIIHTAGITNVDSVEKNPTNSYEINVKGTRNILEECKKYNTKIIYLSSNAVFDGKTPPYKEEDGVNPVNQYGMQKAECENIIKKSKSDYVIVRPILMYGWNETFERLNPVTWEIQMLMQSEQIRMVDDIYTQPLYSVACAEAIWKIIELNQSGTFHIAGKDVVTRYEFALKIAEIFGLNKSLIVPVKSAFFKNIAPRPENTSYVTKKMERELKIIPVGIEEGLISMKKNKF, from the coding sequence ATGAATGTTTTAATTACTGGAGTAACCGGGCTTTTGGGGAGAAGTTTAGTCGAAACCGCACCCGATAAACATAATATATACAAGATATTCCCAAATGAACTTAATAAGAAATTTGCAAAATCAAAATATAATGTGTGTATGGATGTCAGAAAATCCGAACAGATAAATAGTGTTTTCAAATTAAGTTATCCCGACTGGATAATTCATACTGCCGGCATTACAAATGTTGATTCTGTAGAAAAAAATCCTACAAATTCCTATGAAATAAACGTAAAAGGGACAAGAAATATATTGGAAGAATGTAAAAAATACAATACGAAAATAATATATCTTTCTTCTAATGCAGTATTTGATGGAAAAACTCCTCCTTACAAAGAAGAAGATGGCGTTAATCCCGTAAATCAATATGGGATGCAGAAAGCAGAATGCGAAAATATCATAAAAAAAAGTAAATCCGATTATGTAATTGTGAGACCTATATTGATGTACGGCTGGAACGAAACCTTTGAAAGGTTAAACCCGGTTACATGGGAAATACAAATGTTAATGCAATCGGAACAAATTCGTATGGTAGACGATATATATACGCAGCCTCTTTATTCCGTCGCCTGCGCAGAAGCTATATGGAAAATTATAGAGCTGAATCAAAGTGGAACGTTTCATATTGCGGGAAAAGATGTTGTTACAAGATATGAATTTGCGTTGAAAATTGCAGAAATCTTTGGGCTGAATAAGTCTTTAATTGTCCCCGTTAAAAGCGCATTTTTTAAAAACATTGCGCCTAGGCCCGAAAACACTTCTTACGTAACTAAAAAAATGGAAAGAGAGTTGAAAATAATACCCGTAGGAATAGAAGAAGGCTTGATAAGTATGAAGAAAAATAAATTCTAA
- a CDS encoding transcriptional repressor, translating into MIINNIKSCKKHKAEPGRCSLEEKVRSKGCRLTVPRRIIFDILNSTSKHLSAEDIYFIIHKKNPNIGLTTIYRTLDMLVKIGTLNKFDFGDGHSRYELVGGLNKQHHHHLICTKCSKILDYTDFIEEEIKLVKATEEELSRKYKFEIKDHVFQFYGICDRCNK; encoded by the coding sequence ATGATTATCAATAATATTAAATCCTGCAAAAAACATAAAGCAGAGCCCGGGCGTTGTAGTTTGGAAGAAAAAGTAAGGAGCAAGGGGTGTCGGTTAACCGTGCCGCGTAGAATTATCTTCGATATACTTAATTCTACTTCCAAACATTTGAGTGCCGAGGATATTTATTTTATTATTCATAAGAAAAATCCGAACATTGGACTTACTACAATTTACAGGACATTAGATATGCTGGTAAAAATAGGAACATTAAATAAATTTGATTTTGGAGATGGGCATTCCAGATACGAATTAGTCGGGGGCTTAAACAAACAACACCATCATCATTTAATATGTACCAAATGCAGCAAAATACTCGATTATACGGATTTTATCGAAGAAGAAATAAAACTGGTTAAAGCCACCGAAGAAGAGCTCTCAAGGAAATATAAATTTGAAATAAAAGACCACGTATTCCAGTTTTATGGGATATGTGATAGATGTAACAAATAA
- a CDS encoding radical SAM protein, protein MWLKHKIGLWRKAFNHYLISFQNNVLKNSFVVGLPEYLVVDVTNICNLHCPLCPTGQERKEYPTGKMEFKTFKKIVDELGIWLYEISIGDWGEPFLNKDIYRMVEYAHKTNVKISIFTNLNILDEKMAQEIISSGIDYLYVSIDGVSQNSYEKYRKGGNFDKLIENMNLILRAKEKYKSAVPKIIWQLLVTKYNETEIDKARAMAKELNVDFRLGKIRCDTGRELFMNDEEKFRNVEYWLPVNEEYSRYNYTTKARKNKKPYCDFLWTTAVINWDGGIAPCCAVYSENDMFGNMTNQKFQYIWNNAKYRVARKIVRSKIIDTKIQTVCENCLKNGFID, encoded by the coding sequence ATGTGGCTAAAACATAAAATCGGTTTGTGGCGGAAAGCTTTTAATCATTACCTTATATCATTCCAGAATAACGTTTTAAAAAACAGTTTTGTAGTAGGCTTGCCGGAATATTTGGTGGTTGATGTGACGAATATTTGCAATCTTCATTGTCCATTATGTCCCACAGGGCAGGAGAGAAAAGAATATCCTACGGGAAAAATGGAATTCAAAACTTTTAAAAAAATAGTAGATGAGCTTGGAATATGGCTTTATGAAATTTCAATCGGAGATTGGGGAGAGCCTTTCTTAAATAAGGATATATATAGAATGGTGGAATATGCGCATAAGACGAACGTTAAGATCTCTATATTTACTAATCTAAACATATTAGATGAAAAAATGGCACAAGAAATAATATCATCCGGGATTGATTATTTGTATGTTTCTATTGATGGCGTATCACAAAATAGTTACGAAAAGTACAGGAAAGGCGGCAACTTTGATAAATTAATAGAAAATATGAACTTAATTTTGAGAGCAAAAGAAAAGTATAAAAGCGCTGTCCCAAAAATAATATGGCAACTTCTGGTAACAAAATACAATGAAACAGAAATAGATAAAGCAAGAGCAATGGCAAAAGAATTAAACGTTGATTTTCGATTAGGTAAAATCAGATGTGATACGGGAAGAGAGTTGTTTATGAATGATGAAGAGAAGTTCCGTAATGTGGAATATTGGTTGCCGGTAAACGAAGAATATAGCAGGTATAATTATACTACTAAAGCAAGAAAAAATAAAAAACCATATTGTGACTTTTTATGGACAACTGCCGTTATAAATTGGGATGGAGGAATAGCTCCTTGTTGTGCCGTGTATAGCGAAAACGATATGTTTGGGAACATGACAAACCAAAAGTTTCAATATATCTGGAATAATGCAAAATACAGGGTTGCAAGAAAAATAGTCAGGTCAAAAATCATAGACACGAAAATACAAACTGTATGCGAAAATTGTTTAAAAAATGGATTTATAGATTAA
- a CDS encoding carboxypeptidase-like regulatory domain-containing protein, producing MKKLMLGSMFLLSLVALKVNAAYVLPADVDTQGTLRGNFDVKGYVMDMGSTDNAYWQRDVAFIYGVKWVPINKLEVGVTPPIIRYHYGRGACYAMGFGDMDIGWKYAFLNNAAIQNFIRIPTGAQELPLADSWCPKFSTGKVGVGIKAIYSQAIVKDFNLHVNVDWLYNIGSGDTIPMNRFPLGIKLTMPFGIFLEGTADVLPYPGDISIMGNPKRVVLGVEHKMKQDVNLLAAFEYGTWGTGEPPMHVWHYGLYGEEDVMPWDITVGISFPICCSKAQPKVVAGIMEGRLINKVTNSPIKGVINIKKIGLSVNTDENGNYKLFLPTGSYAIVISMMDYETEAQDVEIVNGETKKVDFMLTPVK from the coding sequence ATGAAAAAACTTATGTTGGGAAGTATGTTTTTGTTGAGTTTGGTGGCGTTAAAAGTAAATGCCGCTTATGTTTTACCTGCAGATGTAGATACTCAGGGAACACTACGGGGGAATTTTGACGTTAAAGGTTATGTAATGGACATGGGAAGCACGGATAATGCTTATTGGCAAAGAGACGTTGCTTTTATATACGGAGTTAAATGGGTACCTATAAATAAACTTGAAGTAGGCGTTACTCCGCCGATTATTCGTTACCATTATGGCAGAGGTGCTTGCTATGCTATGGGTTTTGGAGATATGGATATCGGATGGAAATATGCATTTCTTAACAATGCCGCAATACAAAATTTTATTAGAATACCTACAGGAGCTCAAGAACTTCCATTAGCCGACAGTTGGTGCCCAAAATTTTCTACAGGCAAAGTAGGCGTCGGAATAAAAGCTATTTATTCTCAAGCGATAGTTAAAGATTTTAACCTGCATGTAAATGTAGATTGGCTGTATAATATAGGGAGCGGAGATACTATTCCTATGAATCGTTTCCCATTAGGCATAAAACTTACGATGCCTTTTGGTATATTCTTGGAAGGGACTGCTGATGTTTTACCGTATCCCGGGGATATTAGCATAATGGGGAATCCCAAACGTGTTGTTTTGGGCGTCGAACATAAAATGAAACAGGACGTTAACTTATTGGCAGCATTTGAATACGGGACATGGGGTACAGGCGAACCACCAATGCATGTTTGGCACTATGGACTTTATGGAGAAGAAGATGTAATGCCATGGGATATTACCGTTGGAATATCTTTCCCGATTTGTTGTTCCAAAGCTCAACCTAAGGTAGTTGCCGGGATAATGGAAGGAAGACTAATTAATAAGGTTACCAACTCGCCAATTAAGGGAGTTATAAATATTAAGAAAATAGGATTAAGCGTAAATACTGACGAAAACGGAAACTATAAACTTTTCCTGCCGACAGGAAGTTATGCAATAGTTATTAGTATGATGGATTATGAAACGGAAGCTCAGGATGTAGAAATAGTCAATGGCGAAACTAAAAAAGTTGACTTTATGCTGACTCCTGTCAAATAA
- a CDS encoding FeoA family protein produces the protein MIINLVQMKSEESGVVAEIRGGCSVINKLESIGIIPGKIIKKISSQPWRGPQTVEINNIQVAIGFGMARRIMVEVEEKTI, from the coding sequence GTGATAATAAATTTAGTTCAAATGAAATCGGAAGAATCCGGGGTTGTAGCCGAAATTCGTGGAGGATGTAGTGTGATAAACAAGCTTGAGAGCATAGGAATAATCCCCGGCAAAATAATAAAAAAAATAAGCTCTCAACCCTGGCGAGGACCTCAAACCGTAGAGATAAATAATATACAGGTTGCCATTGGTTTTGGTATGGCAAGAAGGATAATGGTAGAGGTCGAGGAAAAAACTATTTAG
- a CDS encoding glycosyltransferase family 39 protein, translating into MKLSRFMERKERASLIILSSVLFVFCVIYILISSPIKLVGDAISYDQSAIDLLAGNGYIWDGWHSQVPPFYSLFLAFIYGVCTHSPLLIYIIQAMFNVITGIFIFLIAKQEFKNPKAGLLAIAMMIISPTLYRAVGFLSTYNLFMVLMACTIFVFFRALRTEKIGLFILTGFLLGISTLTRTTAFLLWIPMFIYGFFFWYKKKLNKLLLFIPLVSVMFLVLTPWAVYNYKVQGKLLFTSANMGYSLWLTSAPKEDKSYSDLPGAAQFKIYITEFRKFPEIQANKIFLDRAKENIRKHPKDYFFTAITNIGRLYIHFPYSTPPSFFTIFFMLLNLIIIAFAIKGFFINWCRNLFVGFYICYFTAVHSLFHIAWFWYNIQTLPFLFLLASSGVISLLKSPAFHNVSESS; encoded by the coding sequence ATGAAGCTTTCAAGATTTATGGAGCGAAAAGAGCGTGCATCTTTAATTATATTATCATCTGTTTTATTCGTATTTTGTGTAATATATATATTAATTTCCAGCCCTATAAAGCTTGTAGGTGATGCAATCAGTTATGACCAATCAGCCATTGATTTACTTGCAGGAAATGGTTATATCTGGGATGGTTGGCATTCACAGGTCCCGCCTTTTTACTCTCTGTTTTTAGCTTTTATCTATGGCGTTTGCACTCATAGTCCACTATTAATATATATAATTCAAGCAATGTTTAACGTTATCACGGGAATATTTATCTTCCTGATAGCAAAACAAGAATTTAAGAATCCCAAAGCAGGATTGCTTGCTATTGCTATGATGATAATATCTCCTACTTTGTATCGCGCGGTTGGATTCCTATCAACGTATAATTTGTTTATGGTGTTAATGGCGTGCACAATCTTTGTTTTTTTTAGAGCATTACGAACGGAAAAAATAGGATTATTCATTTTAACGGGATTTTTGCTTGGCATATCAACTCTTACAAGAACTACCGCTTTTTTGTTATGGATACCTATGTTTATATACGGCTTTTTTTTCTGGTATAAGAAAAAACTAAATAAATTACTTTTATTTATTCCTCTCGTTTCGGTAATGTTTCTTGTTTTAACTCCATGGGCAGTATATAACTATAAAGTGCAGGGAAAATTACTTTTTACCAGCGCAAATATGGGATATTCTTTATGGTTAACGAGTGCGCCTAAAGAAGACAAATCTTATTCTGATTTGCCGGGTGCGGCGCAATTCAAAATATACATAACGGAATTTAGAAAATTCCCCGAAATACAGGCAAATAAAATTTTTTTGGATAGGGCGAAAGAGAATATCAGAAAACATCCAAAAGATTATTTCTTTACGGCAATAACCAATATTGGTCGGTTGTATATTCATTTCCCATATTCTACTCCCCCTTCTTTTTTTACAATATTCTTTATGTTGTTAAATTTAATAATCATAGCGTTTGCAATTAAAGGATTCTTTATTAATTGGTGTAGGAATTTATTTGTTGGATTTTATATATGTTATTTTACGGCTGTTCACAGTCTTTTTCATATAGCATGGTTTTGGTATAATATACAAACATTACCATTTTTATTCCTGCTTGCTTCATCAGGGGTAATAAGTTTGCTAAAGAGTCCCGCGTTTCATAACGTATCAGAAAGCAGTTAA
- a CDS encoding glycosyltransferase family A protein, with amino-acid sequence MDEPLISVVVAAYNSKDLLKDSLQSLITQNFDKKNYEIIVVDDGSKDGTSFFLKSFVKDKTNIHYVRQENKGVAGARNTGIKLSKGKIVAFTDQDCLADKNWLKEIAKSFLDKELIGVSGCVITETKKVNPFAHYVLDETAGNFISCNVAYRKDILEKLNGFDVGFNYGFDDTDLYLRATKLGKLTSNKNAIICHRVIPWSFVKFVKRIKVEYNSQFKFSTKYPHIYKNRNIILSILWGRGLKAFFIALQLYKKWIFKNPIIYEAFIFGLLLQRYYLLYLCIGNKNVAKT; translated from the coding sequence ATGGATGAGCCTTTAATCAGTGTGGTGGTTGCTGCTTACAATTCCAAAGACCTCTTGAAAGATTCCTTGCAATCATTAATTACCCAGAACTTTGATAAAAAGAACTATGAAATAATAGTCGTAGACGATGGCTCAAAAGATGGGACATCCTTTTTTCTTAAAAGTTTTGTTAAAGATAAAACAAATATCCATTATGTCAGACAAGAAAACAAGGGAGTTGCCGGAGCAAGGAATACAGGCATAAAACTATCTAAAGGTAAAATTGTGGCATTTACCGACCAGGATTGTCTTGCTGATAAAAATTGGTTGAAAGAAATCGCAAAATCATTTCTTGATAAAGAGTTAATCGGAGTATCAGGATGCGTAATAACCGAAACAAAAAAAGTTAATCCCTTTGCTCATTATGTATTGGATGAAACGGCCGGAAATTTCATAAGTTGTAATGTAGCATATAGAAAAGATATATTAGAAAAATTAAACGGGTTTGACGTCGGATTTAATTATGGGTTTGATGATACAGACCTTTATTTACGGGCAACTAAATTAGGCAAGTTAACGAGTAATAAAAATGCTATCATCTGTCACAGAGTAATCCCTTGGAGCTTCGTAAAGTTTGTTAAAAGAATAAAAGTAGAATATAATTCCCAGTTTAAGTTCTCTACAAAATATCCGCATATTTATAAAAATCGAAATATAATTTTGTCTATATTGTGGGGACGAGGATTGAAAGCGTTTTTTATTGCCCTGCAATTATATAAAAAGTGGATTTTTAAAAACCCCATAATTTATGAGGCGTTTATATTTGGGTTGCTTTTACAAAGATATTATCTTCTATATCTGTGCATAGGGAATAAAAATGTGGCTAAAACATAA
- a CDS encoding UDP-2,3-diacylglucosamine diphosphatase encodes MKAYFISDQHFRNSYEKSEQIKLDKFRRFVEHIKGCDALFIVGDLFHFFFEYKTQIPKTCFEVMTILKSLQDSGTKIHYFAGNHDFWLGDFFSEQIGATIYKHAESMVLDGKKFFITHGDEFVAGNKVFRYILRNKLCIRFFYFVHPDIAYKIGAIVASGCGILSHKKGQVLLIKVYRIVNQKFLENFDFVIFAHIHSPHWLHLKNKDVAILGDWVRHFSYGKFEEGKFKMCFWK; translated from the coding sequence ATGAAAGCTTATTTTATATCAGACCAACATTTCAGGAATTCTTATGAAAAAAGCGAACAAATAAAACTTGATAAGTTCAGGAGATTTGTTGAACATATCAAAGGATGCGATGCATTATTTATAGTAGGCGATCTATTTCATTTCTTTTTTGAATACAAAACTCAGATACCCAAAACTTGTTTTGAAGTGATGACCATACTTAAATCCTTACAGGACTCGGGGACTAAAATCCATTATTTTGCCGGCAATCACGATTTTTGGTTAGGAGATTTCTTTTCTGAACAAATTGGTGCAACAATATATAAGCATGCAGAATCTATGGTTCTTGACGGAAAGAAGTTTTTCATAACTCACGGAGATGAATTTGTCGCCGGGAATAAGGTTTTTAGATATATACTACGGAATAAACTATGCATAAGGTTTTTTTATTTTGTTCATCCGGATATTGCTTATAAAATAGGAGCCATAGTTGCTAGCGGATGCGGAATATTATCTCACAAAAAAGGACAAGTTCTATTGATAAAAGTTTACAGAATTGTAAATCAAAAGTTTTTAGAAAACTTTGATTTTGTAATTTTTGCGCATATCCATTCGCCACACTGGTTACATCTCAAGAATAAAGATGTTGCAATACTAGGTGATTGGGTACGGCATTTTTCCTACGGAAAATTTGAAGAAGGAAAATTCAAAATGTGTTTTTGGAAATAA
- the rpe gene encoding ribulose-phosphate 3-epimerase, whose product MIQIAPSLLSADFSQLDKDITMLEQGGCDLLHLDVMDGHFVPNITFGPVVIKGIRKLTKLPLDVHLMIEKPENWIQQFSDAGADWISFHIEATNKPEQVIEYIKKNNKKAGIVIKPATPLEKILPFIHNLDFVLVMTVNPGFGGQEFMCEPIEKIKKLSKENIKIEVDGGINISTAPQVVKAGAEILVSGAGIFKTKNPIKAIKELKNVS is encoded by the coding sequence ATGATACAAATAGCGCCTTCTTTACTTTCTGCTGATTTCTCTCAGCTGGATAAAGATATAACTATGTTGGAGCAGGGAGGATGTGATTTGCTTCACCTTGATGTTATGGATGGGCATTTTGTGCCCAATATCACTTTTGGTCCCGTAGTAATTAAAGGGATTCGTAAACTTACGAAACTTCCTCTCGATGTTCATTTAATGATAGAGAAACCTGAAAACTGGATTCAACAGTTTTCGGATGCAGGCGCAGATTGGATAAGTTTTCACATTGAAGCAACAAATAAACCTGAACAAGTTATTGAATACATAAAGAAAAACAATAAAAAGGCAGGCATTGTTATTAAACCGGCGACTCCGTTAGAAAAGATTTTACCGTTTATTCATAATCTGGATTTTGTTCTGGTTATGACTGTAAACCCTGGATTTGGTGGGCAGGAGTTTATGTGCGAGCCGATTGAAAAGATAAAAAAGTTAAGTAAAGAGAATATAAAAATAGAAGTTGATGGGGGAATAAATATTTCTACTGCACCTCAAGTTGTTAAGGCTGGGGCTGAAATACTGGTCAGTGGAGCAGGAATATTTAAAACCAAAAACCCCATAAAAGCAATAAAGGAGTTGAAAAATGTCTCGTAG
- the rpmB gene encoding 50S ribosomal protein L28, with protein sequence MSRRCEVCSKKRLYGANVSHSHRVTTKIQFPNLQKVKAKIDGKTQNIYICAKCLKAGKVELVK encoded by the coding sequence ATGTCTCGTAGATGCGAAGTTTGCAGCAAAAAAAGACTCTACGGTGCAAATGTAAGCCACTCTCACCGCGTAACGACAAAGATACAGTTCCCAAATCTCCAGAAGGTGAAAGCGAAAATTGATGGCAAAACTCAGAACATTTACATTTGTGCAAAGTGTCTTAAAGCCGGAAAAGTGGAATTGGTTAAATAA
- a CDS encoding bifunctional riboflavin kinase/FAD synthetase — protein sequence MKIFKDPDALKDIKIESVSVGTFDGVHSGHITIINELIKSQHSLIITFEPYPREVLFKDKENLKRITSLEEKTEILNDLGIENILVLTFDSHLLSMSADDFIKWALIDHIKPLKVVVGYNHRFGKNGTGNFHSLVNIGKCYGFETIQIPQVFVNEIPVSSSLIRTQISNGKVSEASALLGRPYSISSKVITGNKIGRKLDYPTANLEIPQNKLIPKSGVYGVTITYNNQKFIGMASIGQFPTFNKPFGFEVNIFDFNGDLLNKKLKIEFIFYIRENRKFDSSEQLKLQLDKDKEIARKFFHI from the coding sequence ATGAAAATTTTCAAAGATCCTGATGCATTAAAAGACATAAAAATCGAATCTGTTTCTGTCGGAACATTTGATGGCGTTCATTCCGGACATATTACAATTATTAATGAATTAATAAAATCACAACATTCTTTAATCATAACTTTTGAACCGTATCCACGAGAAGTGCTTTTTAAAGATAAAGAAAACCTCAAGAGAATTACTTCTTTAGAAGAAAAAACAGAAATTTTAAATGATTTAGGAATAGAAAACATACTCGTATTAACTTTTGATTCTCATTTGTTATCTATGTCAGCAGATGATTTTATAAAATGGGCATTAATTGACCACATAAAACCACTTAAAGTTGTGGTTGGTTATAACCACAGGTTTGGTAAAAATGGGACCGGGAATTTCCATTCCCTTGTTAATATAGGTAAATGTTATGGGTTTGAAACCATTCAAATACCTCAGGTATTTGTAAACGAAATACCGGTTTCAAGCAGTTTAATAAGGACTCAAATTTCAAACGGAAAAGTTTCTGAAGCAAGCGCTTTACTTGGAAGACCATATTCAATATCCTCAAAAGTAATTACCGGAAACAAAATAGGTCGTAAACTAGATTATCCAACTGCTAACCTTGAAATTCCTCAAAACAAACTTATCCCCAAATCAGGCGTATATGGGGTAACAATAACATATAACAACCAAAAATTTATAGGGATGGCAAGTATCGGACAATTCCCTACATTTAACAAACCATTTGGATTTGAAGTTAACATTTTCGATTTCAATGGAGATTTGTTAAACAAGAAACTTAAAATAGAATTTATTTTTTACATCCGAGAAAATCGTAAATTTGATTCATCGGAGCAGCTTAAATTACAATTAGATAAAGATAAAGAGATAGCACGAAAGTTTTTCCATATCTAA
- a CDS encoding NifB/NifX family molybdenum-iron cluster-binding protein: protein MKICIPTETEEGKTAKVYGHFGSAPYFTIYDTEKDTCEIMNNSNQHHSHGTCHPMGSLESKNIDAVVCGGMGMRAIQKLNESGIRAYRASEGTVEEVAKQYATNKLEELTPGNACAQHECH from the coding sequence ATGAAAATATGTATACCGACAGAAACAGAAGAGGGAAAAACAGCCAAAGTTTATGGGCATTTTGGCAGCGCTCCATATTTCACAATTTATGATACAGAAAAAGACACTTGTGAAATAATGAATAATTCCAATCAACATCACTCTCACGGCACTTGTCATCCGATGGGAAGTTTGGAGAGCAAAAATATTGATGCGGTCGTTTGCGGAGGAATGGGAATGCGCGCCATACAAAAACTTAATGAATCAGGAATTCGTGCGTACAGAGCTTCCGAAGGGACAGTTGAGGAAGTCGCCAAACAATACGCCACCAATAAATTAGAAGAGCTAACTCCGGGGAATGCTTGTGCGCAGCACGAGTGTCATTAA
- a CDS encoding aminotransferase class V-fold PLP-dependent enzyme has product MIYLDNASTTYPKPESVYKAMDKFLRELGVSPGRGGYESAVQVGRIISDTRTRIANFFGGDFPEKLIFALNTTDALNIAIKGTLKKGDNVITTHLEHNSISRPLKRLEDSGFITVTKVDSPPDGFIDPDDIKKAINKNTKLVAITHASNVTGVIQPIGEIGRTIKEVNDKVLFLVDCAQTAGVCDINVKKFCIDLLAFPGHKALFGPPGTGGLYVNGDIILSPWREGGTGVDSIAPTQPTNMPFWLEAGTPNTVGIIGLNEGLKFVIEKGINTIFEHESNLVAHMISHLKNDDRFIIYGSKDAKKHVGCLSVNIKGMKPQEVEVGIDKLAGIAVRTGLQCAPYVHRKIGSFPDGTVRLSPGIFNTEEDVNIALTSLKQIADRKK; this is encoded by the coding sequence ATGATATATCTTGATAATGCTTCTACTACTTATCCGAAGCCGGAGTCAGTTTATAAAGCGATGGATAAGTTTCTCCGTGAATTAGGCGTGTCTCCTGGTAGAGGCGGCTACGAATCAGCCGTTCAGGTAGGACGCATTATCTCTGATACGAGAACAAGAATCGCAAACTTTTTTGGCGGAGATTTCCCTGAAAAACTTATATTTGCTCTTAATACCACGGATGCCCTGAACATTGCAATAAAAGGAACTCTTAAAAAAGGAGATAATGTAATTACTACTCATCTGGAACACAACTCAATATCAAGACCATTAAAAAGGTTGGAAGACTCCGGCTTTATAACGGTTACAAAAGTAGATAGCCCCCCGGATGGTTTTATTGACCCGGATGATATAAAAAAAGCAATAAACAAGAATACTAAATTAGTTGCAATTACACACGCTTCAAACGTAACGGGAGTTATTCAACCTATTGGAGAAATTGGTAGAACAATAAAAGAAGTAAACGATAAAGTCTTGTTCTTAGTGGATTGTGCTCAAACCGCAGGAGTTTGCGATATAAATGTCAAAAAGTTTTGTATAGACCTTCTTGCATTTCCCGGACATAAAGCATTATTCGGGCCCCCGGGAACAGGCGGATTGTACGTTAATGGAGATATTATTTTGTCCCCTTGGCGCGAAGGCGGCACAGGTGTTGATTCTATTGCTCCTACTCAACCGACAAATATGCCTTTCTGGTTAGAAGCGGGCACTCCCAACACAGTGGGCATTATAGGATTGAATGAAGGATTAAAATTTGTAATTGAAAAAGGTATAAATACAATATTTGAACACGAAAGCAATCTTGTTGCCCATATGATTAGCCATCTGAAAAATGATGACAGGTTTATTATTTATGGCTCAAAAGATGCTAAAAAACATGTCGGGTGTTTGTCTGTAAATATCAAAGGTATGAAACCTCAGGAAGTGGAAGTCGGAATAGATAAATTAGCCGGTATTGCAGTTCGTACCGGGTTACAATGTGCCCCGTATGTCCATAGAAAAATTGGCTCGTTCCCGGATGGCACGGTGAGGTTAAGTCCGGGAATTTTCAATACAGAAGAAGATGTAAATATAGCACTCACATCCTTAAAACAAATAGCCGATAGAAAGAAATAA